The following coding sequences are from one Diospyros lotus cultivar Yz01 chromosome 7, ASM1463336v1, whole genome shotgun sequence window:
- the LOC127807011 gene encoding pentatricopeptide repeat-containing protein At1g31430 gives MISRPNSLFLKSITRHFLSKPLHFSPFIPRNTRLTKQECIHLLKSCKSMQELKQIQSQAFRIGLHQNKDVLNKLLVVCTDPSQGNLWYAQRIFHYIEDPYLFVYNVMIKAFAKAGRFRRAIMLFDELRVRGLWPDNFTYPFVFKSIGYLKEVLVGGKVHGFVLKCGVEFDCYVCNSLMDMYAELCCVGNLRKVFDEIPERDVVSWNVLISGYVRCGQFEDAVSAFRRMQRVSTVKPDEATVVSTLTACAALKNLERGMEIHRYVCNELGFTTTISNALLEMYSKCGCLSTAQQIFHAMPEKNVVCWTSMVSGYVNHGQLDKARDLFERSPARDIVLWTAMINGYVQFNRIDEAVALFRNMQMERLKPDKFVLVALLTGCAEVGALEQGQWIHGYIDENRITLDAVVGTALINMYSKCGCIDKSLEIFHVLKEKDTASWTSIICGLAMNGKATKALDLFSEMERAGFKPDDITFIGVLSACSHGGLVEEGQRYFNSMRRNYQLVPKLEHYGCLIDLLGRAGLLNEAEELIEKAPKENNEIIVPLYGALLSACRTYGNVDKGERVARRLVQIENSDSSIHTLLANIYASADKWEDVTKVRKKMKALGVRKAPGCSSIEVDGSVHEFLVGDASHPDMKEVYAMLDSFIKPLSGMEEIEKEKDNSVAEIS, from the coding sequence ATGATCTCCCGACCCAACTCTCTGTTTCTCAAGTCCATCACCCGCCATTTCCTTTCAAAGCCACTTCATTTCTCACCCTTCATTCCCCGCAACACGAGACTCACCAAGCAAGAATGCATACACCTTCTCAAGAGCTGCAAATCAATGCAAGAGCTCAAACAAATCCAATCCCAAGCCTTCAGGATCGGCCTCCACCAAAACAAAGACGTCCTCAACAAGCTCCTAGTCGTCTGCACCGACCCCTCTCAAGGAAACCTCTGGTACGCGCAAAGAATCTTTCATTATATCGAGGACCCTTATTTGTTCGTCTACAATGTGATGATCAAGGCGTTTGCCAAGGCTGGTAGGTTCAGGAGAGCGATTATGCTCTTTGATGAATTGAGGGTGCGGGGCTTGTGGCCGGATAATTTCACGTATCCTTTTGTTTTTAAGTCCATTGGGTACTTGAAGGAGGTTTTGGTGGGTGGAAAGGTTCATGGGTTTGTTTTGAAGTGTGGGGTTGAGTTCGACTGCTATGTCTGTAACTCGTTGATGGACATGTATGCTGAATTGTGTTGTGTTGGGAATTTGAGGAAGGTGTTTGATGAAATTCCTGAGAGAGATGTGGTTTCTTGGAATGTTCTGATTTCTGGCTACGTTAGGTGTGGCCAATTCGAGGATGCTGTTAGTGCTTTCAGGAGGATGCAACGGGTGAGTACAGTGAAGCCGGATGAAGCAACTGTTGTAAGTACTCTTACAGCTTGTGCAGCTTTAAAGAATTTGGAACGTGGCATGGAAATTCACCGTTATGTTTGTAATGAGCTTGGATTCACCACTACAATTAGCAACGCGTTGTTGGAAATGTACTCCAAGTGTGGATGCTTGAGCACAGCCCAACAAATTTTCCATGCAATGCCAGAAAAAAATGTGGTCTGTTGGACTAGTATGGTCTCTGGATATGTGAACCATGGTCAGTTGGATAAAGCTAGAGATTTGTTCGAGAGGAGTCCAGCGAGGGATATTGTTCTTTGGACAGCTATGATTAATGGGTACGTGCAGTTTAACCGTATTGATGAAGCAGTTGCCCTGTTCCGGAATATGCAGATGGAAAGACTTAAACCGGATAAGTTTGTACTGGTTGCTCTCCTTACAGGTTGTGCTGAAGTGGGAGCTTTAGAACAAGGGCAATGGATTCATGGATACATTGATGAGAACAGGATTACACTTGATGCTGTTGTTGGTACTGCTCTTATAAATATGTATTCAAAATGTGGGTGCATAGACAAATCCCTGGAGATCTTTCATGTGTTGAAAGAGAAAGATACAGCGTCATGGACTTCTATTATTTGTGGGCTTGCCATGAATGGGAAGGCTACCAAAGCGCTTGACTTGTTCTCGGAGATGGAGCGAGCAGGGTTTAAACCTGATGATATCACCTTTATTGGTGTTTTAAGTGCTTGTAGTCACGGAGGACTAGTAGAGGAAGGCCAAAGATATTTTAATTCCATGAGAAGAAACTATCAGTTGGTACCTAAGTTAGAACATTATGGATGTCTGATTGACCTCCTTGGTCGTGCGGGTCTACTCAATGAAGCagaggaattgattgaaaaggcaccaaaagaaaataatgaaattatagTACCACTTTATGGTGCTTTGCTCAGTGCCTGCAGAACCTATGGCAATGTTGACAAGGGGGAACGGGTGGCTAGACGACTTGTGCAAATTGAAAATAGTGATTCTAGCATACACACTCTCTTGGCCAATATTTATGCATCTGCAGACAAATGGGAAGATGTAAcaaaggtaagaaaaaaaatgaaagccCTAGGAGTCAGGAAGGCCCCTGGTTGCAGTTCCATTGAAGTTGATGGTAGTGTTCATGAGTTCCTAGTTGGAGATGCATCTCACCCAGATATGAAAGAAGTTTATGCTATGTTGGATAGCTTCATTAAACCATTGTCAGGCATGGAAgaaattgaaaaggaaaaagataacTCAGTTGCAGAAATTTCATGA
- the LOC127807012 gene encoding uncharacterized protein LOC127807012 produces the protein MESHQSSMTSTVGFSLLPSELLHHIILDLALPDIVRLKFTNKFITSVISDQDFVREYNLRANSATWLFLYKKRWHRDSALHGFTDSSDRWFRFSIAELLNSVVPPGEDIYFLTSSGNHFLFALNTSQEVVCVNLMTKTVKRIPSSPLGPRGTSSWRRSRAREKAGDSPSFDGGVADLIFLSVVNGRGGSVLIGFGSQAHNPVVLRPRFNGGVEEDSPAVGFSWGNLADRLHVYGDGHVMMIRSCGGGGKARMLKSVELWALSPNGGSWEPISAVPNGLIEKIRKPYGVIMGCLERREGTIRAVLMSNYEASWDIIWLSYDTSRKHWTWVPLPDCKMKGSNMAGIGFSSGLILP, from the exons ATGGAAAGTCACCAGAGTTCGATGACGAGCACAGTCGGCTTCTCTCTCCTCCCGTCGGAGCTCCTGCACCACATAATTCTCGATCTAGCTCTGCCTGATATCGTTCGCCTGAAATTCACGAATAAGTTCATTACCTCTGTGATCTCCGATCAAGATTTCGTTCGCGAGTACAATCTCAGAGCGAACTCTGCAACCTGGCTCTTTCTTTACAAGAAGCGATGGCATCGTGATTCGGCACTTCACGGATTCACCGACAGCTCGGACCGGTGGTTCAGGTTCTCAATTGCAGAATTACTGAATTCCGTCGTCCCTCCCGGCGAAGATATCTATTTTTTAACGTCTTCCGGCAACCATTTTCTCTTCGCCTTGAACACTAGCCAGGAAGTTGTTTGCGTTAATCTCATGACAAAGACGGTCAAGAGAATTCCTTCAAGTCCGCTCGGTCCACGTGGCACATCTTCGTGGCGACGTTCCA GAGCCAGAGAAAAAGCTGGGGACTCGCCAAGTTTCGACGGCGGAGTTGCTGATCTAATTTTCCTGAGCGTAGTCAATGGGAGGGGTGGGAGCGTTCTCATCGGGTTCGGATCCCAAGCCCACAACCCCGTGGTTCTACGGCCGAGATTCAACGGCGGAGTGGAAGAGGATAGCCCGGCGGTTGGATTCAGCTGGGGCAACTTGGCTGATAGATTACACGTGTACGGTGATGGGCACGTGATGATGATCAGATCTTGCGGCGGCGGTGGAAAAGCAAGGATGTTGAAAAGCGTAGAGTTGTGGGCCTTGAGCCCAAACGGTGGGTCTTGGGAGCCCATTTCAGCGGTACCAAACGGCCTTATTGAGAAAATTAGGAAGCCCTATGGGGTTATAATGGGCTGCCTGGAGCGAAGAGAAGGAACAATTAGGGCTGTTTTGATGTCCAATTACGAAGCTTCGTGGGACATAATTTGGCTATCCTACGATACGTCGCGGAAGCATTGGACGTGGGTCCCACTGCCCGACTGCAAGATGAAGGGCTCTAACATGGCTGGGATCGGCTTCTCCTCCGGCCTCATCTTGCCTTGA
- the LOC127805496 gene encoding protein SLENDER RICE1-LIKE 1-like, protein MGPYESSNSSSGSSSSCAGKAPDQIDGLLAGAGYKVRSSELRQVAQRLERLETVMVNAPAEISQLANDAVHHNPSDLASWVDSLLSEFNPLGTLPGPAHVGLPEFSDLSLDQVVGNSGWMEPHAAEQQQQQQREASQQLTVVTAMEEDSSIKLVHVLMSCAEFVQRGEFSVAGFLIDEMQGLLTRVNTGCGIGKVAGYFIDALSRRLFTPQGASAIGSAYENEILYHHFYEACPYLKFAHFTANQAILEAFDGHDSVHVIDFNLMHGLQWPALIQALALRPGGPPLLRLTGIGPPSPDGRDSLREIGLRLAELARSVKVRFAFRGVAASRLEDVKPWMLQVSQNEVVAINSIMQLHKLLVSTPTHGSPIGTVLGWIRSLNPKIMTVIEQEANHNQNEFLDRFVEALFYYSTMFDSLEACSAQPEKALAELYIQREICNVVCCEGLARVERHEPLAKWRARLGGAGFRPLHLGSNAFKQASMLLTLFSAEGYCVEEKEGCLTLGWHSRPLISASAWQAIPDPTRPLPLA, encoded by the coding sequence ATGGGTCCATACGAGTCGTCCAACAGCAGCAGCGGCAGCTCCTCATCATGCGCCGGCAAAGCACCGGATCAGATAGACGGTCTTCTCGCCGGCGCCGGCTACAAGGTTCGTTCCTCAGAGCTCCGGCAGGTCGCGCAGCGCCTCGAACGCCTCGAGACCGTCATGGTGAACGCCCCTGCCGAGATTTCCCAGCTCGCAAACGACGCCGTTCACCACAACCCGTCGGACCTCGCCTCCTGGGTCGACTCCTTGCTCTCGGAGTTCAACCCACTAGGAACCTTGCCCGGACCCGCCCATGTCGGTCTGCCCGAGTTCTCGGACCTCTCGTTGGATCAGGTGGTAGGTAATAGCGGGTGGATGGAGCCGCATGCGGctgagcagcagcagcagcagcagcgagAAGCTTCCCAGCAGTTAACGGTCGTGACGGCGATGGAGGAAGATTCCAGCATCAAATTGGTCCACGTATTGATGTCGTGTGCAGAGTTCGTCCAGCGTGGCGAATTCTCAGTGGCTGGATTCCTGATTGACGAGATGCAGGGTTTACTGACCCGAGTTAACACCGGCTGTGGCATCGGCAAAGTAGCGGGCTACTTCATCGACGCGTTGAGCCGCCGGCTCTTCACCCCACAAGGGGCCAGCGCCATCGGGTCGGCTTACGAAAACGAGATACTGTACCATCACTTCTACGAGGCTTGCCCCTACCTAAAATTCGCTCACTTCACGGCTAATCAAGCAATTTTAGAAGCATTCGACGGCCATGACTCTGTCCACGTCATTGACTTCAATTTGATGCACGGCCTGCAATGGCCGGCTTTGATTCAAGCTTTGGCTCTACGACCCGGCGGGCCCCCATTGCTCCGTTTAACCGGCATTGGCCCGCCTTCGCCGGACGGCCGAGATTCGCTCCGTGAAATCGGACTTAGATTAGCCGAATTAGCCCGTTCCGTCAAAGTCCGATTCGCCTTTCGCGGGGTCGCGGCTTCAAGGCTGGAGGACGTGAAGCCGTGGATGCTACAAGTCAGCCAGAACGAGGTCGTCGCCATAAACTCCATCATGCAGCTCCATAAGCTACTGGTTTCGACTCCAACTCACGGATCTCCAATTGGCACGGTTCTTGGGTGGATCCGGAGCTTGAACCCGAAGATCATGACCGTGATCGAGCAAGAAGCCAACCACAACCAGAACGAGTTTCTGGACCGGTTCGTAGAAGCGCTGTTCTACTACTCAACCATGTTCGACTCGTTGGAGGCTTGCTCGGCTCAGCCGGAGAAAGCCCTAGCCGAATTGTACATTCAGCGAGAGATATGCAACGTGGTGTGCTGTGAAGGCTTGGCTCGGGTGGAGAGACACGAGCCACTTGCCAAGTGGAGGGCCCGGCTGGGTGGAGCCGGGTTTAGACCGCTCCACTTGGGATCCAATGCGTTCAAGCAAGCCAGCATGCTGTTGACGCTGTTCTCAGCGGAAGGATACTGCGTGGAGGAGAAAGAAGGGTGCTTGACGCTGGGGTGGCACAGCCGGCCTCTCATTTCGGCTTCGGCTTGGCAAGCCATCcccgacccgacccgacccCTTCCATTGGCTTAA